The genome window agatacACCAGTTTTcctagatcaggaccaggttctagttgttgatgcaccagctaaGGCACCACTTGTccctattgtgattccaagccttcaggaggccttagctcagattctgacagtgtgtactggccttgctcaggcggtctttaTTACGACAgctgcagccacttctcaggccaggggaggcactcagactccagCCGCTCGCACactcgagcaggttattcagggacttcagacaccggaggcaccatcAGCCCAttcggttgctgttgctcagaatttatgtggttcctgctatgcatGAGGATGATCaacataggttggagaggtttgggagtcttcagccaccacctttcagtggcatagagaAAGAGGATGCTCatgactttttggacaggtgttagaggatactccgtaatGCTGGTATtatggagacttgtggggtcttattcactagctttcagttttctggggctgcactcagatggtgggagacttacgagaggcgtaggcctattagcgcaacaccccttacttggcagcaattCTCCGTGGTTTTTTTGGAGAAATTCGTGCCttgatcccgcagagaggagctgctcagacagtttgagcgacttcgccaaggtgatatgtctgtgacacagtatgagatgcaatTCTCTGAGTTGGcatgtcatgctatctggttggttcccacggacagagagaggatcatgaggtttattgatggcctcacttatcaactacagttgctcatgaccaagGAGCGAGTTtcaggtgctacctttgatgaggttgtcaatattgctcggcagattgagattgttcgcggtcaggagagagttgaaagggaggccaagaggcctcgtggtcagggtggattcagtgatgctccttttgggggtcagttccagcacagtAGAGGTCTTCATTTCaggcaggctcagtcagctcggccatttcatcggggtgcatcatctggccatagttCTCACAATTCTCATCAggtccactcatcacttagtgcccttccagttcagagttcatcctgtgctccacctgttcagggctcttccatgccaagttcttctaccagtcatcccggtgttGGTTCTCTTCAGTTtctgccgccagcaccagggaattgttttgagtgtggggagcttgggcatttgtggaggcagtgtcctcatcgtcatggaggtctatctcagcagaggagtcatccTCCGACTACAACACcaattacctcaccacccgcctagtcagctcggggtagaggtcagtcagctaggggccgccctagagggggaggcagatcaggggctggccaggcccatttctatgctctccctgccagactagacgatattgcttcagatgctgtgattacatgtattgtctctatttgtcaccgagatgcctcagtattatttgaccctagttccacgtattcatatgttttctcatattttgcccattttctggatatgctccgtgagtccttagtttcatatgtACATGCATAtactcatgtgggcgatactattattgtggaccgcgtatatcggtcatgtatggtgactattggggtTTTGGAGACCCGAAtggatctattgttgcttagtatggttgactttaATGTGATAtagggtatggattggttatctccatgtaatgctgttctagattgtcacgctaagatggtgacattgactatgccgggaatttcgagggttgagtggagcggttctgtagattatgtacaaagtagggtgatttcatatttgaaggctcatcgcatggttgagaagggttgcctatcttatttggcttttgtgagggatgttagtgcagagacccatgtcattgattctgttcctgtggtacatgattttccggatgtgtttcttgcagacctgccgggcatgccgcttgacagggatattgactttggtattgatttggtgccgggcactcaacccatttctattccattgtatcatatggcaccagcggagttgaagaaattaaaagaacaacttcaggaactccttgataaggggtttattcggcctagtatgtcaccttggagtgcaccggttctatttgtgaaaaagaaggatggttccatgagaatgtgtattgattacaggcagttgaacaaggtcacagtcaagaacaagtatcctttacctcgtattgatgatttattcgaccagcttcaaggagcgagggtgttctctaagattgatttgaggtccggttatcatcagctaaagattcgggattcagatattcttaagacagctttaaggacccgatatggccattatgagtttttggtgatgtcttttgggctgaccaatgccccagcattgttcatgcatttgatgaacagtgtattccaaccctatttggactcattcgtcgttgtattcattgatgacatcctggtgtactctcatagccaggaggagcacgctcagtatttgaggattgtattacagcgattgagggaggagaaactttatgcaaagttctccaagtgtgagttttggctcagttcagtagcattcttgggatatGTGGTGTctagcgagggtattcaggtggatccgaagaagatagaggcggtgcagagttggcctagaccgtcctcatcCACGGAGaataggagctttcttggtttggcgggttactaccatcgctttgtggatagattttcatctattgcatcgcccttgaccaaattgacccaaaagggtgctccattcaggtggtcagatgagtgtgaggagagctttcagaagctcaagactgctttgaccacagctccagtgttagttctaccatcagcttcaggttcatatgcagtgtattgtgatgcctcgaggataggcattggttgtgttttgatgcaggagggtagggtgattgcctatgcctcgcgccaattgaagacccatgagaagaactatcatgtccatgatcttgagttagcagccattgttcacgccttgaagatttggcatcattatttgtatggggttcattgtaagatctatacagatcaccggagtctgcagtatctgttaaagcagaaagatcttaatttacgtcagcgaagatggttggagcttcttaaggactatgatatcactattttgtaccattcggggaaggccaatgtggtggccgatgctttatgtcgccgggcagagagtttggggagtttagcatatcttccagcaacagagagacctttggcattagatgttcagaccttagcatgccagcttgtcagattagatgtttcggatcctagtcaggtattggcttgtgtggtctccgggtcttctctttatgactatatcagggagcgtcagtatgatgacccccacttgctcattcttcaggacagggttcgaagaggtgatgctagggatgtgactattggtgatgacggtgtgctgagaatgcagggccagatatgtgtgcctaatgtagatgggcttcgagagttgattcttgaggaggcccacagctcgcggtattccatccatccgggtgccgcgaagatgtaccaggatttgaggcaacactattggtggaggcggatgaagaaggatatagttgggtttgtggcttggtgtctcaactgtcagcaggttaagtatgagcaacagagaccgggtggcttgcttcagaggttagagatcccagagtggaagtgggagcggatcaccatggactttgtagttgggctcccacagacttcgaggaagtttgacgctatttgggttattgtggatcggctgatcaagtccgcgcacttcattccagttgttactacttactcttcagagtggttggctgagatttacatccgaga of Nicotiana tomentosiformis chromosome 7, ASM39032v3, whole genome shotgun sequence contains these proteins:
- the LOC138896323 gene encoding uncharacterized protein; the encoded protein is MSVTQYEMQFSELACHAIWLVPTDRERIMRFIDGLTYQLQLLMTKERVSGATFDEVVNIARQIEIVRGQERVEREAKRPRGQGGFSDAPFGGQFQHSRGLHFRQAQSARPFHRGASSGHSSHNSHQVHSSLSALPVQSSSCAPPVQGSSMPSSSTSHPGVGSLQFLPPAPGNCFECGELGHLWRQCPHRHGGLSQQRSHPPTTTPITSPPA